Proteins from a genomic interval of Clostridium sp. AN503:
- a CDS encoding aminotransferase class V-fold PLP-dependent enzyme, with product MRTVSEFEEYRRLLPAAERYTYLNSAGCGPLPKPVMEGMDRVFRYMYEEGQIKVQVHDDLFEYLEQARRDVAAFIGASPEEIFFVRCIAEGLNTVDYMLDLGPGDEVLVSDQENPASLLPFFAAEKIRGFYTDKFCATGGYEDIIGQFAAALGEKTKLAVFSHVLHAVGTCMPVKELCAAARKKGVLTALDGAQAAGNTIIDVKDIGCDFYIFSCHKWLCGPEGIAAVYIRKELIPKVRVPFGGVGMQKEFDIDTNTISLRDDARRFEYGGKHIPMYTAFSTTIALAEEIGMEHIVERQRQLNDYCRKTLKERLPQAMILSPEDDRLKCGIFAFSLPGTDHRKLVRDAFAQQGIIIQYRTVDLRSKKEGIRVSNNWFVREAEIDKLVDFLCGYLSKKGE from the coding sequence ATGAGGACTGTATCAGAATTTGAGGAATACCGGAGGCTTCTGCCGGCAGCAGAACGTTATACTTATCTGAATTCGGCAGGGTGCGGACCGCTGCCTAAGCCGGTGATGGAGGGGATGGACCGGGTCTTTCGTTATATGTATGAGGAAGGACAGATCAAGGTACAGGTGCATGATGATCTGTTTGAATACCTGGAACAGGCACGACGGGATGTGGCTGCGTTTATCGGCGCTTCCCCGGAGGAGATATTCTTTGTACGGTGCATCGCGGAAGGCCTGAACACGGTGGATTATATGCTGGATCTTGGTCCGGGGGATGAGGTGCTGGTATCGGACCAGGAAAATCCGGCTTCCCTGCTCCCTTTCTTTGCAGCTGAAAAGATAAGGGGCTTTTACACGGATAAGTTCTGCGCCACAGGCGGCTATGAGGATATCATCGGCCAGTTTGCCGCGGCGTTGGGGGAGAAGACAAAACTGGCAGTGTTCAGTCATGTGCTCCACGCTGTCGGGACATGTATGCCTGTAAAAGAACTCTGCGCCGCTGCCAGGAAAAAGGGGGTACTGACGGCTTTGGACGGAGCACAGGCGGCGGGAAATACCATCATTGATGTGAAGGATATCGGGTGTGATTTCTATATCTTCTCGTGTCATAAATGGTTGTGCGGTCCAGAAGGGATCGCTGCGGTCTACATCCGAAAGGAATTGATCCCGAAGGTCCGTGTACCGTTTGGCGGCGTGGGCATGCAAAAGGAATTCGACATTGATACCAATACGATCAGCCTCAGGGATGATGCGCGCCGCTTTGAATATGGTGGAAAGCATATTCCCATGTATACTGCTTTTTCAACAACGATTGCGCTGGCTGAGGAAATCGGGATGGAACATATCGTGGAGCGTCAGAGGCAGCTTAATGATTATTGCAGGAAGACATTGAAAGAGCGCCTTCCTCAGGCGATGATTCTGTCACCAGAGGATGACCGGTTAAAATGTGGGATTTTTGCATTCTCTCTTCCGGGAACCGATCACCGGAAGCTGGTCCGAGATGCCTTTGCACAACAGGGCATCATCATACAATACCGGACTGTTGATCTAAGATCTAAGAAAGAAGGAATCCGAGTCTCCAACAACTGGTTTGTGAGAGAAGCAGAAATTGATAAGCTGGTTGATTTCCTCTGTGGATATCTCTCGAAAAAGGGGGAATGA
- a CDS encoding sugar kinase, with amino-acid sequence MPEVITLGETMACLVPEKPGLVRYARSFGICTAGAESNVAVGLSKLGHEAGWWSVLGQDELGAMVQNTIRSEGVDTSQVKFTEERPTGLMIKQSRINGETEVFYYRSRSAASGMQPEDLDEAYIGSAKILHLTGITPVLSRSAMETVEEAMSMAERAHTAISFDPNIRKKLWKSQDYSKEIREMALRAQIVLLGREEAEILFGTSEERRVFDILFSHGNACYAGIKYGSQGASVATPQERVTIPPYPCTPVDPVGAGDGFHAAFLAGILEARPLKECGAMAGIAGALATESSSDTEGYPSRKRLEQILCGKEYTFR; translated from the coding sequence ATGCCGGAGGTAATAACCCTGGGTGAGACCATGGCCTGCCTGGTACCGGAGAAGCCAGGGCTGGTGCGTTATGCAAGGAGCTTTGGTATCTGTACGGCAGGAGCAGAGAGCAATGTTGCAGTTGGCTTGAGTAAGCTGGGGCATGAGGCCGGCTGGTGGAGCGTGTTGGGGCAGGATGAACTGGGGGCTATGGTCCAGAACACCATACGTTCTGAAGGCGTGGACACAAGCCAGGTGAAATTTACTGAAGAGAGGCCTACGGGCCTGATGATAAAGCAGTCAAGGATAAACGGGGAGACTGAGGTTTTCTATTACCGCAGCCGGTCTGCGGCCAGCGGGATGCAGCCGGAAGACCTGGATGAAGCTTATATTGGCTCGGCGAAGATCCTGCATCTGACAGGGATCACGCCTGTGCTCAGCCGTTCCGCTATGGAGACGGTGGAGGAGGCCATGAGCATGGCAGAACGTGCTCATACGGCGATCAGTTTTGATCCCAATATAAGAAAAAAACTCTGGAAGTCGCAGGATTACAGCAAGGAGATCCGGGAGATGGCGCTTCGTGCCCAGATTGTGCTGCTGGGCAGAGAAGAAGCGGAGATTCTTTTTGGGACCAGTGAAGAACGGCGGGTTTTTGATATACTCTTTTCTCATGGTAATGCATGTTATGCAGGGATCAAGTATGGATCGCAGGGGGCGTCCGTGGCCACACCGCAGGAACGGGTGACCATACCGCCATATCCATGTACTCCCGTAGATCCGGTCGGTGCGGGTGATGGGTTCCACGCTGCCTTTCTTGCGGGCATCCTGGAGGCAAGACCGTTGAAAGAGTGCGGAGCTATGGCCGGGATCGCAGGTGCGCTTGCGACGGAGAGCAGCTCGGATACGGAGGGATATCCGTCCAGGAAGAGGCTGGAGCAGATTCTCTGTGGAAAAGAATACACATTTCGATGA
- a CDS encoding bifunctional 4-hydroxy-2-oxoglutarate aldolase/2-dehydro-3-deoxy-phosphogluconate aldolase, with the protein MEQLFKKHKICAILRGLPDEVCLPYAQAAYNGGVRIFEVAMNSDHPARQIEILKTHLGNDASVGAGTVTTQERCREAESAGASFFLTPSVSVPVLEYCRERHIPLLPGVMTPSDVSFCLEYGYRVMKLFPAGDLPLSYIKSLKGPFDETEYVAVGGVGKENVQEFLKNGFIGAGIGKALIPKVYRENGMWQEASLYIKEMLSVL; encoded by the coding sequence ATGGAACAGTTATTTAAGAAGCATAAGATCTGCGCCATCCTGCGGGGGCTGCCTGATGAAGTCTGCCTTCCTTATGCGCAGGCGGCGTACAATGGCGGGGTACGGATCTTTGAGGTTGCAATGAATTCAGATCATCCGGCAAGACAGATTGAAATCCTGAAAACTCATCTCGGAAATGATGCGTCCGTTGGAGCTGGGACTGTGACCACTCAGGAACGCTGCAGAGAAGCAGAGTCAGCAGGGGCATCATTTTTTCTGACGCCCTCGGTCTCTGTTCCGGTGCTTGAATACTGCCGTGAACGCCATATCCCGCTGCTGCCTGGAGTGATGACACCCAGCGACGTTTCATTCTGCTTGGAATATGGGTACCGTGTCATGAAACTTTTTCCGGCGGGAGATCTTCCGTTGTCTTATATAAAAAGCCTGAAAGGACCGTTTGATGAGACGGAGTATGTTGCTGTGGGCGGTGTTGGAAAAGAGAATGTTCAGGAATTTCTGAAAAATGGGTTTATTGGGGCAGGTATTGGGAAAGCACTTATTCCAAAGGTTTACAGGGAAAATGGAATGTGGCAGGAAGCGTCTCTCTATATTAAAGAAATGCTTTCTGTGCTGTAA
- a CDS encoding ACT domain-containing protein, whose translation MAEEKSKYFVLKQKAVPEVLLKVVEAKKLLDSEKVLTVQDATERVGISRSSFYKYKDDIFPFYDNAKGKTVTFVVQMDDEQGLLSDLLHIVAVYKANILTIHQSIPVNGVATLTLSVEVKSNTGNVSRMVEEIEEQNGIHYVKILARE comes from the coding sequence ATGGCAGAGGAAAAGAGCAAGTATTTTGTATTAAAGCAGAAAGCAGTGCCGGAAGTACTCTTGAAGGTGGTGGAAGCCAAGAAGCTTCTGGATTCAGAAAAAGTGCTGACTGTGCAGGATGCCACGGAGCGGGTTGGGATCAGCCGCAGCTCTTTTTACAAGTACAAAGACGATATATTTCCATTTTACGATAACGCCAAAGGCAAGACGGTGACATTTGTGGTACAGATGGACGACGAACAGGGGCTTTTATCGGACCTGTTACATATCGTAGCAGTTTATAAGGCGAATATCCTGACTATTCACCAGAGTATTCCGGTCAATGGTGTAGCCACCCTGACCCTTTCTGTGGAAGTTAAATCCAACACTGGCAATGTGTCGCGGATGGTGGAGGAGATCGAGGAGCAGAACGGCATCCACTATGTAAAGATCCTGGCCCGGGAGTAG
- a CDS encoding homoserine dehydrogenase, translating to MVQVAIMGYGTIGSGVAEILEKNRKEIAHGAGADVELKYVLDLREFPESPVADKLVHDFKVIEEDPEVQVVVETMGGLNPAYPFVKVSLLAGKHVVTSNKALVAAHGTELLAIAREKHVNFMFEASVGGGIPIIRPLYTSLKGERIQEITGILNGTTNYILTKMDKEGASFENALKEAQRLGYAERNPEADVEGHDACRKIAILTAMATGREVNYEDIYTEGITKITDVDFRYAEKMGASVKLFGSSRMDGEEVHAWVAPVMIGKDHPLYMVSDVFNGILVKGNMLGTSMFYGSGAGKLPTASAVVADIIESAQNLDQNVQLGWNEKRLEIADMDTSEFCYFVRIAGNDAEKQAQAERTFGPLKVIVLDGLDEFAVLTEKMSEAEFKKKATELDTVWMAAGGDGIRQMIRAEL from the coding sequence ATGGTACAGGTAGCAATCATGGGATATGGTACGATTGGCTCTGGCGTGGCGGAGATCCTGGAAAAGAACCGGAAGGAGATCGCCCATGGAGCAGGAGCTGATGTAGAGTTGAAATATGTGCTGGATCTGCGGGAGTTCCCGGAGAGTCCGGTGGCGGATAAGCTTGTTCATGATTTTAAGGTCATTGAAGAGGACCCGGAAGTGCAGGTGGTCGTGGAGACCATGGGGGGCTTAAACCCGGCGTATCCGTTTGTTAAAGTGAGCCTGCTTGCGGGCAAGCACGTGGTCACCTCCAACAAAGCGCTGGTGGCGGCTCACGGTACCGAGCTTCTCGCAATCGCCAGGGAGAAGCATGTGAACTTCATGTTTGAGGCCAGCGTAGGCGGCGGGATTCCGATCATCCGTCCGCTGTATACCAGTTTAAAGGGAGAGCGGATCCAGGAGATCACCGGCATTTTAAATGGAACCACCAACTATATCCTGACGAAGATGGACAAAGAAGGCGCGTCCTTTGAAAATGCGCTGAAGGAAGCTCAGAGGTTAGGCTATGCAGAGCGCAATCCGGAGGCGGATGTGGAAGGCCATGACGCCTGCCGCAAGATTGCGATCCTGACGGCTATGGCTACCGGAAGAGAAGTGAATTACGAGGATATTTACACCGAGGGTATTACGAAGATCACGGATGTGGATTTCCGTTATGCGGAAAAGATGGGGGCATCGGTCAAGCTGTTCGGCTCAAGCAGGATGGATGGGGAGGAAGTCCACGCCTGGGTGGCTCCGGTAATGATCGGGAAGGATCATCCTCTCTATATGGTAAGTGATGTGTTCAATGGAATCCTGGTAAAGGGCAATATGCTTGGTACGTCCATGTTCTACGGAAGCGGCGCGGGCAAACTGCCGACAGCCAGCGCGGTTGTAGCGGATATCATCGAGTCTGCACAGAACCTGGATCAGAATGTGCAGCTGGGCTGGAATGAGAAACGTCTTGAGATTGCAGATATGGACACCTCAGAGTTCTGTTATTTTGTACGGATCGCCGGGAATGATGCAGAAAAACAGGCTCAGGCGGAACGGACGTTCGGACCATTGAAGGTGATCGTGCTGGATGGACTGGATGAGTTTGCAGTTCTGACGGAGAAGATGAGCGAGGCGGAATTTAAAAAGAAGGCTACAGAGCTTGACACGGTATGGATGGCAGCGGGCGGCGACGGTATCCGCCAGATGATCCGTGCAGAGCTGTAG
- a CDS encoding DUF2752 domain-containing protein: protein MMTAVIHVKEIMYGLFHMPCLFQLLTGLYCPGCGGTRAAVYLLRGQVLQSMVYHPLVLYTVLVVAAETGSAFVAKRTGKPGRYLGHETLFIYIGAGIILVNWVVKNVLLIGFGIDLLAVPLV, encoded by the coding sequence ATGATGACAGCGGTGATACATGTAAAAGAGATTATGTACGGCTTGTTCCACATGCCCTGCCTGTTCCAGCTGCTGACAGGCCTGTATTGTCCCGGCTGCGGTGGAACGAGGGCGGCTGTATATCTGTTGAGAGGGCAGGTGCTGCAGAGCATGGTGTACCATCCCCTGGTCCTTTATACGGTGCTTGTGGTGGCGGCGGAGACCGGATCTGCCTTTGTTGCTAAAAGGACGGGAAAGCCGGGCCGCTATCTGGGGCATGAGACATTGTTCATCTATATCGGGGCCGGGATTATCCTGGTGAACTGGGTTGTAAAGAATGTGCTTCTGATTGGATTTGGGATTGATCTGCTGGCGGTTCCGCTGGTGTGA
- a CDS encoding DUF2000 domain-containing protein: MDLQNEKCVMVIDEALPLGMIANTAAIMGITLGKKLPETVGEDVYDKTGKEHLGIIAIPVPVLKGNAGIIKSIRQKLYEPDFSDLTVVDFSDVAQGCNVYDQFIEEMRQVPEADLNYFGIAICGAKKKVNKLTGNMPLLR, translated from the coding sequence ATGGATTTACAAAATGAAAAATGTGTGATGGTGATCGATGAGGCCCTGCCTCTGGGAATGATCGCAAATACTGCCGCCATCATGGGTATCACTCTGGGAAAAAAACTTCCTGAGACGGTAGGCGAGGACGTCTATGACAAGACAGGCAAGGAGCACTTAGGAATCATCGCAATCCCCGTTCCCGTGCTGAAAGGGAATGCCGGGATCATCAAATCCATCCGCCAGAAACTCTATGAGCCGGATTTTTCAGATCTGACCGTGGTGGATTTTTCAGATGTGGCGCAGGGCTGCAACGTATATGACCAGTTTATCGAAGAAATGAGACAGGTGCCCGAGGCGGATCTCAATTACTTTGGGATTGCAATCTGCGGAGCGAAGAAAAAAGTGAATAAATTGACAGGAAATATGCCGCTGCTAAGATAA
- a CDS encoding Rpn family recombination-promoting nuclease/putative transposase has translation MSEMLKKRTSGEKDRTEKYLEAYPDVFADITNVLIVGKSVVQPKDLKDGPTESVYKAEHQDGLREQRRDIAKYVERAGVGIILIGLENQSTVDCDMVFRVMGYDYASYRGQIDAGKHRFPVITGILYYGDRPWRAPCTIGEAVKVPEEYQEMFSDYRIHVIDVPRLPEEVREKLTSDFRVVADYFAGRKNEDYVPIDQPLKHPEAMLEFLRVFAGDERYEQIEEEIAEQSRKGEPVRMCEVLDRAERRGIEQGIDSILQLMNLMEQGGDGDRVLLLQKDPKFLKEMCDKYNIKI, from the coding sequence ATGAGTGAAATGCTGAAGAAACGTACGTCCGGAGAAAAGGACCGGACGGAAAAGTATCTGGAGGCTTACCCGGATGTTTTTGCCGACATCACAAACGTTCTGATCGTGGGAAAGAGCGTGGTACAGCCAAAGGATTTAAAGGATGGTCCCACCGAGTCCGTCTACAAGGCGGAACATCAGGATGGCCTGCGGGAACAGCGGCGGGACATTGCAAAGTATGTGGAGAGGGCAGGCGTGGGGATCATACTGATTGGATTGGAGAATCAATCCACAGTAGATTGCGATATGGTATTCCGCGTTATGGGATACGACTATGCCTCCTATCGCGGACAGATCGATGCTGGAAAACACCGTTTTCCTGTGATCACCGGGATTCTGTACTATGGAGACCGCCCATGGCGCGCACCCTGTACCATTGGGGAAGCTGTGAAGGTCCCGGAAGAATATCAGGAGATGTTTTCAGATTACCGGATTCATGTGATTGATGTTCCGCGTCTCCCGGAGGAGGTGCGAGAAAAGCTGACCAGTGACTTCAGGGTGGTGGCAGATTACTTTGCAGGACGAAAGAATGAGGACTATGTCCCAATTGACCAGCCTTTGAAGCATCCGGAAGCGATGCTGGAATTCTTACGGGTGTTCGCAGGGGACGAGAGATATGAGCAGATAGAAGAAGAGATTGCTGAGCAGAGCAGGAAAGGAGAGCCAGTCAGAATGTGTGAGGTGTTAGACAGGGCAGAGCGTAGAGGGATTGAGCAAGGAATTGACAGTATTTTGCAGCTTATGAATCTGATGGAACAGGGCGGCGACGGCGACAGGGTTTTACTCCTGCAAAAAGATCCGAAGTTCTTAAAAGAGATGTGTGACAAGTACAATATAAAAATCTGA
- a CDS encoding Tex family protein: MDIIKVLQQELQIAYKQAEAAVQLIDEGNTIPFIARYRKEVTGSLDDEVLRNLDERLRYLRNLEEKKEQVLASIREQEKLTPELEKQILDAMTMVAVDDLYRPYRPKRRTRAMIAKERGLEPLADLISLQMTKEPVEKLAEDYVSAEKEVLTAEDAVAGAKDILAERISDNADYRTYIRKATMEQGMIRSSAKDEKQESVYEMYYNYEEPVKRCAGHRVLALNRGEKEKLLTVKVEAPEETILRYLEKKTITRDNPYTGPVLKEVVADSYARLIAPAIEREVRNDLTEKAEAGAIKVFGKNLEQLLMQPPITGKVVLGWDPAFRTGCKLAVVDATGKVLDTVVIYPTAPQNKVEESKAILKKLIKKYHISLISVGNGTASRESEMIIVELLKEIPEQVQYVIVNEAGASVYSASKLATEEFPNFDVGQRSAASIARRLQDPLAELVKIDPKSIGVGQYQHDMNQKNLSEALQGVVESSVNRVGVDLNTASASLLEYIAGISKAIAKNIVAYREENGAFTDRKQLLKVAKLGPKAYEQCAGFTRITGGKNPLDGTSVHPESYGAALALLEKLGCRPEDIAKGGLAGLGKKIHDYKKTAAELNVGEITLRDIVKELEKPARDPREEMPKPILRTDVLEMKDLTPGMLLKGTVRNVIDFGAFVDIGVHQDGLVHISQMTDKYIKHPMEVVSVGDIVEVKVLSVDLAKKRIALTMKL; encoded by the coding sequence ATGGACATAATCAAAGTATTGCAGCAGGAGCTGCAGATTGCATATAAGCAGGCCGAGGCGGCGGTGCAGCTCATCGACGAGGGCAACACGATCCCGTTCATTGCCCGTTACCGCAAGGAGGTCACCGGTTCCCTGGACGATGAAGTCCTGAGAAACTTAGATGAACGCCTCCGGTATCTCCGGAATCTGGAGGAGAAAAAAGAGCAGGTGCTTGCATCCATCCGGGAGCAGGAAAAACTGACGCCGGAGCTGGAGAAGCAGATCCTGGATGCTATGACTATGGTTGCGGTTGATGATCTGTACCGCCCGTACCGTCCGAAACGCCGCACCAGGGCCATGATCGCGAAGGAGCGCGGGCTGGAGCCGCTGGCGGACCTGATCAGCCTCCAGATGACAAAAGAACCGGTGGAGAAGCTGGCAGAGGACTATGTGTCAGCGGAAAAGGAAGTCCTCACGGCGGAGGACGCGGTTGCAGGGGCGAAGGATATCCTGGCGGAGCGGATTTCCGACAATGCGGATTACCGGACTTATATCCGGAAGGCGACCATGGAGCAGGGGATGATCCGGTCCTCTGCGAAGGATGAGAAGCAGGAATCCGTCTATGAGATGTATTATAATTATGAGGAGCCGGTGAAGCGCTGCGCCGGTCACCGCGTTCTCGCACTGAACCGGGGAGAAAAGGAAAAACTACTTACGGTAAAGGTGGAGGCGCCGGAGGAGACGATCCTCCGCTATCTTGAGAAAAAGACCATCACCCGGGACAACCCTTATACGGGGCCTGTCTTAAAGGAGGTAGTGGCAGACAGCTACGCCCGCCTGATCGCGCCAGCCATCGAGCGGGAGGTGCGCAATGATCTGACAGAGAAAGCTGAGGCCGGCGCCATCAAGGTGTTTGGCAAGAATTTGGAGCAGCTTCTGATGCAGCCCCCGATCACGGGAAAGGTTGTACTTGGATGGGACCCGGCCTTTCGGACCGGCTGTAAGCTGGCAGTGGTGGACGCCACTGGAAAGGTTCTGGATACGGTGGTGATCTATCCGACCGCGCCCCAGAACAAGGTGGAGGAGTCCAAAGCCATCCTCAAAAAGCTGATCAAAAAATATCATATTTCCCTGATCTCTGTCGGAAACGGCACGGCTTCCAGGGAATCGGAGATGATCATTGTGGAGCTGTTAAAAGAGATCCCGGAACAGGTGCAGTATGTGATCGTCAACGAGGCGGGGGCGTCGGTATATTCTGCAAGCAAGCTGGCTACGGAGGAGTTCCCCAACTTTGACGTGGGGCAGAGGAGCGCCGCTTCCATCGCCAGAAGGCTCCAGGATCCGCTGGCAGAACTGGTGAAGATCGATCCCAAGTCGATCGGCGTTGGCCAGTACCAGCATGACATGAACCAGAAGAATCTGAGCGAGGCCCTTCAGGGCGTGGTGGAGTCTTCTGTAAACCGGGTCGGCGTGGATTTGAATACGGCTTCCGCGTCCCTGCTGGAATACATTGCCGGTATCAGCAAGGCCATCGCGAAAAATATCGTGGCCTACCGGGAGGAAAACGGTGCATTTACGGACAGGAAGCAGCTTCTCAAAGTGGCGAAGCTGGGACCGAAGGCGTATGAGCAGTGCGCCGGTTTTACAAGGATCACCGGGGGGAAGAATCCTCTTGACGGAACTTCGGTCCATCCGGAGAGCTACGGGGCTGCGCTGGCTCTGCTTGAGAAGCTGGGCTGTCGTCCGGAGGACATCGCAAAGGGCGGCCTTGCCGGGCTGGGCAAAAAGATCCATGATTACAAAAAAACGGCGGCGGAGCTGAATGTAGGCGAGATCACACTGCGGGATATTGTAAAAGAGCTGGAGAAACCGGCCCGGGACCCGCGTGAGGAGATGCCAAAACCAATCCTGCGGACGGATGTGCTGGAGATGAAGGACCTAACTCCCGGGATGCTCCTGAAAGGGACTGTGCGCAACGTCATTGATTTTGGCGCATTTGTGGACATCGGAGTCCATCAGGATGGGCTGGTGCACATATCCCAGATGACAGACAAGTATATCAAACATCCCATGGAGGTAGTGAGCGTCGGCGATATCGTGGAGGTGAAGGTGCTGAGCGTGGACCTGGCAAAAAAACGGATCGCGCTTACCATGAAATTGTGA
- a CDS encoding YcxB family protein translates to MEKKKGAELQFELKLTVKDLWTFSMYHDNAGFRGIFNLLFTAAALFLLVFKWGSLPVSSRLLLVLCVLLFTVWQPLLVYIKARRQAKAPVIRDVMTLTFGEEGLTVEQSGQTAEFTWDQMGRMDKMPSMIVLYMDRVHAYLLPKSVTGDQEEALCKMAREHLPKERRRKI, encoded by the coding sequence GTGGAAAAAAAGAAAGGCGCGGAACTGCAATTCGAATTGAAATTGACGGTGAAGGATCTGTGGACATTCTCCATGTATCATGACAATGCCGGGTTCCGCGGTATTTTTAATCTGTTGTTTACGGCAGCAGCTCTGTTTCTGCTGGTGTTTAAGTGGGGGAGCCTGCCGGTTTCCTCGCGGCTTCTGCTGGTGCTCTGCGTGCTGCTTTTTACAGTGTGGCAGCCATTACTCGTATATATCAAGGCCAGGAGGCAGGCAAAGGCCCCGGTGATCCGGGATGTGATGACCCTGACCTTTGGGGAAGAGGGGCTTACGGTGGAGCAGAGCGGACAGACGGCGGAGTTTACCTGGGATCAGATGGGGCGGATGGACAAGATGCCGTCGATGATCGTGCTGTATATGGACCGGGTGCATGCGTACCTGCTTCCGAAGTCTGTGACAGGGGATCAGGAAGAGGCGCTGTGCAAGATGGCGCGGGAGCATTTGCCGAAGGAGAGGCGCCGGAAGATTTAG
- the tsaE gene encoding tRNA (adenosine(37)-N6)-threonylcarbamoyltransferase complex ATPase subunit type 1 TsaE produces MERITSSPEETFALGRELGQQASPGQIYCLDGDLGVGKTVFTQGFAAGLGIEGPVNSPTFTIVQQYDDGRLPLYHFDVYRIGDVSEMDEIGYEDCFYGDGVCLIEWSQLIPEILPEHVVRIRIEKDLDKGFDYRKVTVEGLLAENVLPKGLWEQ; encoded by the coding sequence ATGGAGAGAATAACGAGCAGCCCTGAGGAAACCTTTGCCCTTGGCAGAGAGCTTGGGCAGCAGGCGTCTCCCGGGCAGATTTACTGCCTCGACGGGGATTTGGGCGTAGGAAAGACCGTATTTACTCAGGGCTTTGCTGCTGGGCTTGGCATAGAAGGGCCGGTAAACAGCCCTACGTTTACGATCGTCCAGCAGTATGACGACGGACGCCTGCCCCTATATCATTTTGATGTGTACCGGATCGGGGATGTCAGTGAGATGGATGAGATCGGTTATGAGGACTGTTTTTATGGGGATGGTGTTTGCCTGATCGAGTGGTCCCAGCTGATCCCGGAGATTTTGCCGGAGCATGTGGTCCGCATCCGGATCGAGAAAGATCTGGACAAGGGCTTTGACTACCGGAAGGTCACGGTAGAAGGTCTTTTGGCGGAGAATGTTTTGCCGAAAGGACTTTGGGAGCAATAA
- the tsaB gene encoding tRNA (adenosine(37)-N6)-threonylcarbamoyltransferase complex dimerization subunit type 1 TsaB, whose product MRILGIESSSLVASVAVVTDDDLTAEYTVNFKKTHSQTLLPMIDEVVRMLELDLQTIDAIAVSGGPGSFTGLRIGSATAKGLGLALDKSLVHVPTVDAMAFNLFGASSVICPIMDARRNQVYTGLYEYQKDFRVVKPQCAMDIRELLEELNEMRRNVIFLGDGVPVYKPVIEELMTVEYSFAPAQSSRQRAASVAALGAVYFAEGKVETAMDHAPDYLRKAQAERELEEAKRQGKMSELAAGHSVGTGDTEVDPAKTATAADAAPGRAPKETC is encoded by the coding sequence ATGCGGATTTTAGGGATTGAGAGTTCATCGCTGGTGGCGTCGGTGGCGGTTGTGACGGACGATGACCTGACAGCAGAGTATACAGTGAATTTTAAAAAGACCCATTCCCAGACACTGCTGCCCATGATCGATGAGGTAGTGCGGATGCTGGAACTGGATCTCCAGACGATAGATGCCATTGCGGTTTCTGGAGGCCCCGGCTCCTTCACGGGGCTGCGTATCGGCTCTGCTACCGCCAAAGGCTTAGGGCTGGCTCTTGATAAGTCGCTGGTCCACGTACCGACGGTGGATGCCATGGCCTTTAATCTGTTCGGGGCTTCGTCGGTGATCTGCCCCATTATGGACGCCAGGCGGAATCAGGTATATACGGGATTATATGAGTATCAGAAGGACTTCCGGGTCGTGAAACCCCAGTGCGCCATGGATATCAGGGAATTGCTGGAAGAACTCAATGAGATGCGTCGGAATGTGATCTTTTTGGGGGATGGGGTGCCTGTCTATAAGCCGGTCATAGAAGAGCTTATGACGGTTGAGTATTCGTTTGCCCCTGCCCAGTCGAGCCGTCAGCGCGCCGCCAGTGTAGCAGCCCTGGGAGCGGTTTATTTTGCGGAAGGAAAGGTGGAAACAGCCATGGACCATGCCCCCGATTATCTGCGGAAGGCACAGGCTGAGCGGGAGCTTGAGGAAGCGAAGCGGCAGGGGAAGATGAGTGAGCTTGCAGCCGGTCACAGCGTTGGGACCGGGGACACAGAAGTTGATCCTGCAAAGACCGCCACAGCCGCGGACGCTGCTCCCGGTCGTGCACCGAAGGAGACATGCTGA